The window TCTGACACCTTGTATCATTCAGGATGTGGAATCAGAGGATTATAAATATTTCATTCTTCCGATCCGCCTTCACAGCTAAGAAGGGAGAATATGATGAAAATCTGCAAGGTAAAAGGAGACTATATTCAGCTTAACCAATTGCTGAAATTAGAAAATATTGTTTCCACTGGCGGAGAAGCCAGACAGCTGATCGAACACGGCATGGTCAGAGTGAACGGAGAGAAAGCAGAAGCAATCCGCAAAAAAATTAAAATGGGCGATAAAGTAGAGGTCAGCGGCGAGATCCTGCTGATAGAGACAGAAACGGAATCCTGATATGTATGTGAAGCGGTTGATGCTAAAAAACTTTCGCTGCTACGAGGAGTTAGACGTAGAGCTTTCGCCTAATATCAATATCGTATATGGAAAAAATGCCCAGGGAAAGACAAATCTGCTGGAAGCCGTTTATTACTGTGCTACTGGACGTTCACACCGCACCTCTTACGATAAAGAGTGCATCCGGTATGAGCAGGATGAGGCGATGATCAAGATCTGGTATGAAAAGTACAGGCAGGATCAGATTGAGATTCACCTGCGCAAAAATGGCAGAAAGTCCGTAGCCATCAATGGGTATCCTGCGCAGAAGATCAACGAATTATTTGGCTGCTTTCATGTGGTTGTATTTTCTCCAGAGGATCTTTCGCTCATCAAAAACGGCCCGGCTAAGCGACGCAAGTTTATGGATATGGAGATTTGTCAGGTGGATCCGGTATATCTCCATGACCTGCAGCAATACTGCAAGGTGCTTCGGCAAAGAAATCAGCTGCTTAAGGAAATATCCAAAAATTCGGCTAAAAAAGAAACCGTGTTTGCATGGGATGCACAGCTGGTTCAGTACGGCGTAAAGGTGATGAAGCGAAGGGTGCAGTTTGTAAAGCAGCTGGAGTCCTTTACTGGCCCTATCCATGACAGCATTACGCATGGAGAAGAAAAATTAAAAATTTTGTATGAAAACGCCGTGCCGGCAGACGAGAGCCTCTTCCAGCGTACGCTGGAAAATAATCTGGCGCGCGACATTCGTTACGGTACGACGGCAAGCGGGCCGCATCATGATGATTTGGCGCTGTATGTTGATCAGGCAGACGTGCGCGTATATGGCTCGCAGGGGCAGCAGCGTACGACGGCGCTTTCGATGAAGCTGGCAGAGCTGGAGATGATGAAGCAGGAGATCGGTCATAGTCCGGTACTGCTGCTGGATGATGTGATGAGTGAGCTTGACAGGGAGCGGCAGCTGCATCTGGCACAGTACATTCAGCAAAATCAGACGATTATTACTTGTACGGGTATTGAGGACAGCATTCAGAGGCTGCCGGCCGGAAGGATGTTTGAGGTGCAGAAGGGGAGAATTATCAGTTGAGTCATTTTTTTGCATATATTGCCCGCATGAAGCACATTAAGAGATGGGGGCTCATGCGCAGCAATCGGGAGGAAAATGTGCAGGAGCACAGCCTTCAGGTGGCGATGATTGCGCATTGTCTGGCACTGATTGAAAATAAAAGATACGGCGGCAGAGTAGATCCGGAGCATGTGATGGCGCTGGCTGTTTTTCATGAGACGGCGGAGGTCATTACCGGTGATCTGGTGACGCCGATTAAGTATTATAACAAGGAAATTCAGAAGGCCTATAAAAATGTGGAGAAGGTGGCGGAGGAAAAGATGATTTCGCTGCTGCCGGAGGAGCTGAGGGATGACTACCGTCCGTTGATCCAGCCGGAGGAGGAGGCATACCGGTATGTGAAGGCGGCTGATACCATTGCGGCCTATACAAAATGTCTGGAGGAGCTAAAGAGCGGAAATATGGAGTTTTCCATGGCAAAGCAGACGCTGCAGCAGAAGATTCACGATATGAACATGCCTTGTGCAGAGGACTTTTTGCGGGAGTTTATTCCCAGCTTTTCCATGACGCTGGATGAGCTAAATTAATAGTTGACTTTGCACGGATTATGCCTTATATTTATTCAGTTGGATAGTGACAAATTTTGAGGAAAGAAGGGTTTGGGATGTATAATCGACATTTTTTTACATCTGAGTCCGTGACAGAAGGACATCCGGATAAGATCTGTGACCAGATTTCTGATGCCATTTTGGATGAAATCCTAGCGAAGGACCCTATGGGACGTGTTGCCTGTGAAACAACTGCCACTACCGGTATGGTGATGATCATGGGCGAAATTAGTACAAAATGCTATGTAGATATTCCGAAAATTGCGCGCAGCGTGATTGAGGAAATTGGATATAATAATGCAGAATATGGTTTTGATTGCAACACCTGCGCTGTGATGACAGTGATTGATGAGCAGTCGCCTGATATTGCGCTGGGCGTGGACCATTCGATGGAGAATAAGTCTGGTTCCTCCAGTGAGGAAGATCTGTTTGGCGCAGGAGATCAGGGAATGATGTTTGGATATGCCTGTGATGAAACGCCTGAGCTGATGCCGATGACGGCATCGCTGTCTCATAAGCTGGCAAAACGGCTTACAGAGGTAAGGAAATCAGGGCTGATGCCTTATCTGAGACCTGACGGAAAGTCGCAGGTTACGATTGAGTTTGAGAATGATCAGCCTAAACGGATTGAAGCTGTGGTGGTTTCCTCTCAGCACAGCAGCGAAGTATCCATGGAGCAGCTGCGCAAAGAAATTATGGAAAATGTGATTTTGCAGGTGCTTCCTGCAGAGATGCTGGATGATGAGACCAAGTTTTATATCAATCCGACGGGACGCTTTATCATTGGAGGACCGCAGGGAGACAGCGGCCTTACCGGCCGTAAGATTATTGTGGATACATACGGCGGCTATGCGCGTCATGGCGGCGGCTGTTTTTCCGGTAAGGACCCGACAAAGGTGGACCGGAGCGCTGCCTATGCAGCCCGTTATGCGGCCAAAAATGTGGTGGCTGCCGGCCTTGCTAAAAAATGTGAGGTGCAGCTGGCCTATGCGATCGGCGTGAGCAAACCCGT is drawn from Lachnospiraceae bacterium and contains these coding sequences:
- a CDS encoding RNA-binding S4 domain-containing protein; the encoded protein is MKICKVKGDYIQLNQLLKLENIVSTGGEARQLIEHGMVRVNGEKAEAIRKKIKMGDKVEVSGEILLIETETES
- the recF gene encoding DNA replication/repair protein RecF, whose amino-acid sequence is MYVKRLMLKNFRCYEELDVELSPNINIVYGKNAQGKTNLLEAVYYCATGRSHRTSYDKECIRYEQDEAMIKIWYEKYRQDQIEIHLRKNGRKSVAINGYPAQKINELFGCFHVVVFSPEDLSLIKNGPAKRRKFMDMEICQVDPVYLHDLQQYCKVLRQRNQLLKEISKNSAKKETVFAWDAQLVQYGVKVMKRRVQFVKQLESFTGPIHDSITHGEEKLKILYENAVPADESLFQRTLENNLARDIRYGTTASGPHHDDLALYVDQADVRVYGSQGQQRTTALSMKLAELEMMKQEIGHSPVLLLDDVMSELDRERQLHLAQYIQQNQTIITCTGIEDSIQRLPAGRMFEVQKGRIIS
- the yfbR gene encoding 5'-deoxynucleotidase, translating into MKHIKRWGLMRSNREENVQEHSLQVAMIAHCLALIENKRYGGRVDPEHVMALAVFHETAEVITGDLVTPIKYYNKEIQKAYKNVEKVAEEKMISLLPEELRDDYRPLIQPEEEAYRYVKAADTIAAYTKCLEELKSGNMEFSMAKQTLQQKIHDMNMPCAEDFLREFIPSFSMTLDELN
- a CDS encoding methionine adenosyltransferase, with protein sequence MYNRHFFTSESVTEGHPDKICDQISDAILDEILAKDPMGRVACETTATTGMVMIMGEISTKCYVDIPKIARSVIEEIGYNNAEYGFDCNTCAVMTVIDEQSPDIALGVDHSMENKSGSSSEEDLFGAGDQGMMFGYACDETPELMPMTASLSHKLAKRLTEVRKSGLMPYLRPDGKSQVTIEFENDQPKRIEAVVVSSQHSSEVSMEQLRKEIMENVILQVLPAEMLDDETKFYINPTGRFIIGGPQGDSGLTGRKIIVDTYGGYARHGGGCFSGKDPTKVDRSAAYAARYAAKNVVAAGLAKKCEVQLAYAIGVSKPVSVMVDTFGTGVYEDEKISEAIQHVFDLRPASIIRELDLRKPIYKKLAAYGHMGREELGVKWEQTDKVCALKDYLQK